From the genome of Streptomyces xanthophaeus:
TACCTGTCGGACCGGTTCGACCGCCGCAAGCTCTTCGTCGGCGCTTCCGCGCTGCTGTCCGCCGTCGCACTCGTCATCCCGGCCGTGTCGGCCGGCTGGACCGCCATGCTGTGCTTCGCCGTGGTCAACGGGCTGGCGTTCGGGTGCTACATGGCCGTGGACACCGCCCTGGTGACCATGGTGCTGCCCAAGGCCGAGGACGCCGCGCGCGACATGGGCGTACTCAACATCGCCAACGCCGGCCCGCAGATCATCGCGCCGTTCGTCGCCTCGGTGGTCGTCTCCGTCAGCGGCGGGTACACCGCGCTGTTCGTCGTCGCGGCCGTGCTGGCGGTGGCGGGGGCCCTGGCCGTGAAGCCGATCCGCAGCGTGCGCTGACGCGCCGGCCCCCTGCCGCGCCGAGCGGCACGCCGCACCGGCGGCCCGCGTCCTCCGCACCTTCCGCACGTCCCACCCCGTCCGAAATTCACCACCGAGAAAGGCACATCGTGCACCTGCACACCCACACCTGGGGCGAGGGCGACCGCGTCGCCCTCCTGATCCACGGCATCATGGCCGACCACCGCACCTGGCGCCGGGTCGGCCCCGCACTCGCCGACCACGGATACCGCGTCATCGCCGTGGACCTGCGGGGTCACGGCGCCAGCGGCCGCGGCGAGTACAGCCCCGCGCTCTTCGCGGACGACGTGGTCGAGACGCTCCCGGCCGGCGCCGAACTCGCCATCGGCCACTCCCTCGGCGGCCTGACCCTGTCGCTCGCCGTGGACCGGCTGCGACCCGCCCGGGCCGTGTTCTCCGACCCCGCGTTCCACCTGGCCGCCCCGGCCGAGGGCTTCGGCCCCGAGGTGCTCGCGCAGTTCAAGACGGCGACCAGGGAGCAGATACGGGCGATGAGCCCGCGCTGGGAGGAGGTGGACGTCGACATCGAGCTGGAGACCCTGGCGGTCTGGGACGAGCGGACCGCGTTGAGCCTCGCGCCGCTGGCCGGCGCCGACCTGATGCCGCCCGCACCGGTGGTCCCCTCCCTCGTGCAGCTCGCCGATCCGAGCGTCCTCATCGACGATGAGCGGACGCAGCTGCTCAAGAGCCGCGGGTTCGAGGTGCGTTCGGTCGCCGGGGCGGGACACACCATCCACCGGGACGACTTCGACGGGTTCATGGCCTCCCTGGAAGGCTGGCTCTAGAACTACCCGGCCACTCCCCATTACCGTCTCCCTACCGACCGGTAATGGGGAGTGGTACGCGATGTCCGATTCAGCTGTTCCGACGGCCTCCGGCCTGGTCGACATGGTCGGCGCCCTCGCCGAAGGGACCGTGTCGGCGCGGCGGTTGACCGAGGAGGCACTGCGCCGGATCGCCGCGGCCCAGCCGGAGCTCAACGCCTTCCGGACCGTACGCGCCGAGGCCGCGCTCGCCGAGGCGGACGCGGCGGACCGGCGGCTGGCCGCGGGCGAGCGGCTGCCGCTGCTGGGCGTACCGCTGGCGGTCAAGGACGACATGGACGTGACCGGGGAGCCGACCGCCTTCGGCTGCGCGGGGGCCTTCGCCCCGAAGACCGCCGACAGCGAGGCGGTACGAAGGCTGCGCGCCGCCGGCGCCGTGATCGTCGGCAAGACCCAGACGCCGGAGTTGGGGCAGTGGCCCTTCACCGAGGGCGAGGCCTTCGGCGAGACCCGCAACCCGTGGAACCCGGCCTACACGCCCGGCGGTTCCTCGGGCGGTTCGGCGGCCGCCGTGGCGGCGGGCCTGGTCCCGGCCGCCCTGGGCTCGGACGGGGCCGGCTCGGTCCGGATCCCCGCGGCCTGGACCCATCTGGTGGGGGTGAAGCCCCAGCGCGGCCGCATCTCCACCTGGCCGGAGCCGGAATCCTTCCACGGGCTCACGGTCAACGGCGTGCTGGCCCGCACCGTCGCCGACGCGGCGCTCCTGCTGGACGCCGCGAGCGGCCCGCACCCCGAGGACCTGCACCGCCCGGCACGGATCTCCGCCGTCGAGGCGACCCGGCGCACGCCCCGCCGGCTGCGGATCGCCCTCTCCTTCGCGATGGCCTTCACGGCGACACCCAAGCAGCTGGACCCGGAGGTCCGTTCCGCCGTGGAACGGCTGGCCGCGCGGCTGGAGTCGCTGGGCCACGAGGTGATCCCGGAGGACCCGCGCTACGGCCCGATCGGCCTGACCTTCGTACCCCGCGCGACCAGCGGCGTACGGGACTGGGTAGCGCGGGTTCCCGATCCCGCGCTGCTGGACCCGCGCACGCACGAGGCCGTACGGACGGGCCGCGTCCTGGGCGGGCTCGCCCTGCGGGCCTCCCGCCGGGCGGAGACGGCCCTGCGCAGGCGGGTCGGCGAGGTCTTCGACCGCTTCGACGTGGTGCTGACGCCGACGACGGCCACCCCGCCCCTGCGGATCGGGGCCCTGGCCGGGCTGGGGGCCATGGCCACGGACCGGGCGATGATCGCGGCCTGCCCGTACGCCTGGACGTGGAACGTGCTGGGCTGGCCGGGGGTGAACATCCCGGCAGGTCTCACGGCCGACGGACTGCCGATGGGAGCCCAGCTGCTGGGCCCGGCCGACTCGGAGCCGCTGCTGCTGGGGCTGGCCGCGCAGGTGGAGGCGGCGGAGGGCTGGGCGGCGGTGCGGCCGGGCCGCTAGGGGGCGAGCCCCTCCCCTCATGTAGGTTCCCATGAGGAACTATCAAGCGCCACATCGCCGGAAGGGGCGACGCGACCCATGACTCAGCAGACATGGACGGCCGTTGACAACTACTTCGACGGACTCCTGGTCCAGGAGGACGAGGCGCTGGTCGCCGCGGCCGCCTCCACCGAGACCGCCGGCCTGCCCGCCCACCAGGTGGCCCCCAACCAGGGCAAGCTGCTGAACCTCCTCGCCCGCGTCCGCGGCGCCCGCCGCATCCTGGAGATCGGCACCCTGGGCGGCTACAGCACCATCTGGCTGGCCCGCGCCCTCCCGGCCGGCGGCCGGCTGGTCACGCTGGAGGTCGACGAGCGGTGCGCCGACGTCGCGGCCGCCAACGTCGCCCGGGCCGGACTGGACCACGTCGTCGAGATCCGGCGCGGCCGCGCCGTCGACCTGCTGCCCGCGCTCACCGGCGAAGAGCCGTT
Proteins encoded in this window:
- a CDS encoding alpha/beta fold hydrolase yields the protein MHLHTHTWGEGDRVALLIHGIMADHRTWRRVGPALADHGYRVIAVDLRGHGASGRGEYSPALFADDVVETLPAGAELAIGHSLGGLTLSLAVDRLRPARAVFSDPAFHLAAPAEGFGPEVLAQFKTATREQIRAMSPRWEEVDVDIELETLAVWDERTALSLAPLAGADLMPPAPVVPSLVQLADPSVLIDDERTQLLKSRGFEVRSVAGAGHTIHRDDFDGFMASLEGWL
- a CDS encoding amidase encodes the protein MSDSAVPTASGLVDMVGALAEGTVSARRLTEEALRRIAAAQPELNAFRTVRAEAALAEADAADRRLAAGERLPLLGVPLAVKDDMDVTGEPTAFGCAGAFAPKTADSEAVRRLRAAGAVIVGKTQTPELGQWPFTEGEAFGETRNPWNPAYTPGGSSGGSAAAVAAGLVPAALGSDGAGSVRIPAAWTHLVGVKPQRGRISTWPEPESFHGLTVNGVLARTVADAALLLDAASGPHPEDLHRPARISAVEATRRTPRRLRIALSFAMAFTATPKQLDPEVRSAVERLAARLESLGHEVIPEDPRYGPIGLTFVPRATSGVRDWVARVPDPALLDPRTHEAVRTGRVLGGLALRASRRAETALRRRVGEVFDRFDVVLTPTTATPPLRIGALAGLGAMATDRAMIAACPYAWTWNVLGWPGVNIPAGLTADGLPMGAQLLGPADSEPLLLGLAAQVEAAEGWAAVRPGR
- a CDS encoding O-methyltransferase, which codes for MTQQTWTAVDNYFDGLLVQEDEALVAAAASTETAGLPAHQVAPNQGKLLNLLARVRGARRILEIGTLGGYSTIWLARALPAGGRLVTLEVDERCADVAAANVARAGLDHVVEIRRGRAVDLLPALTGEEPFDLVFIDADKPSNPEYLEWALKLTRPGSVIIGDNVVRDGAVVDPDSSDPRVQGVRRFTELIAEHAQLSATALQTVGSKGYDGLILALVTD